From a region of the Lactococcus garvieae genome:
- a CDS encoding heavy metal translocating P-type ATPase produces the protein MSEKMTEKTYRIEGLSCTNCAGKFEKNVKQLPGVTSATVNFGASKISVEGQTTIEELEEAGAFENLIIRDDQENDEQVRSKESFIKRNIALIISLGFILVAVISQLSLGEDHLLTKALYILAIIIGGFDLFKEGFSDLIKLDFSMESLMTIAIIGAAFIGEWAEGSIVVILFAISEALERFSMDKARQSIRSLMDIAPKEALIRRNNVEQLVSVDKIDIDDIMIIKPGQKIAMDGLVINGHSSVNQAAITGESVPVEKQLDDEVFAGTLNEEGVLEVKVTKKVTDTTIAKIIHLVEEAQGERAPAQAFVDKFAKYYTPFIIIMALLIVVVPPLFFGGDWNKWLYQGLSILVVGCPCSLVISTPVSIVSAIGNAAKNGVLVKGGVYLEEIGHLRAIAFDKTGTLTKGKPVVTDFIATSSETDINYLSIISSLESLSQHPLASAILNEADKTNVDYKSIQIEDFQSITGKGLTGIHQNIRYYIGSPKLFSASVIEETAVKVQYRQFQEQGKTAMYFGTDEQILGVIAVADEVRDSSAAVISELHKLSIEHTIMLTGDNTKTAESIGKQLGVTEIKGDLMPQEKLDSIKALRTTYNKVAMVGDGINDAPALAASTVGIAMGGAGTDTALETADVALMGDDLQKLPFIVRLSRQTLKVIKQNITFSLGIKLLALLLVIPGWLTLWIAIVADMGATLLVTLNGLRLMKVK, from the coding sequence ATGAGTGAGAAAATGACCGAAAAAACCTATCGAATAGAAGGATTAAGCTGTACAAATTGTGCAGGTAAATTTGAAAAAAATGTAAAGCAGTTGCCAGGAGTTACGAGTGCAACAGTAAACTTTGGTGCAAGTAAGATTTCAGTAGAAGGCCAAACAACAATTGAAGAACTCGAAGAAGCGGGAGCCTTCGAAAATCTTATCATTCGTGATGATCAAGAAAATGATGAACAAGTTAGATCAAAAGAGTCTTTTATTAAACGGAATATCGCTTTAATCATCTCTCTTGGTTTTATACTTGTTGCTGTGATTTCCCAACTATCATTGGGCGAAGATCATTTATTAACGAAAGCTCTTTATATATTGGCAATAATAATTGGTGGATTTGATTTATTTAAAGAAGGGTTCTCTGATTTGATCAAATTGGACTTCTCCATGGAATCTTTAATGACTATTGCAATTATTGGGGCCGCATTTATTGGAGAATGGGCCGAAGGTTCTATTGTAGTAATACTATTTGCTATTAGCGAAGCTTTGGAACGATTTTCAATGGATAAAGCAAGACAGTCGATTCGTTCTCTTATGGATATAGCTCCCAAAGAAGCTCTTATCAGGAGAAACAATGTAGAGCAATTAGTCAGTGTCGATAAAATCGATATCGACGATATTATGATCATTAAACCCGGACAAAAAATAGCCATGGATGGGCTTGTTATCAACGGTCATTCTTCAGTAAATCAAGCAGCAATAACAGGAGAATCGGTTCCTGTTGAAAAACAGTTAGATGATGAAGTGTTTGCAGGAACACTAAATGAAGAAGGTGTTCTTGAAGTCAAAGTAACAAAAAAAGTAACGGATACAACGATTGCCAAAATCATTCACTTAGTTGAAGAAGCGCAAGGAGAACGAGCTCCTGCACAAGCCTTTGTAGATAAATTTGCAAAATACTATACGCCATTCATAATTATTATGGCCCTTTTGATAGTGGTTGTTCCTCCGCTATTCTTTGGTGGTGACTGGAATAAATGGCTTTACCAAGGGTTATCCATTTTAGTTGTCGGATGTCCTTGTTCATTAGTGATCTCAACACCTGTTTCAATTGTTTCGGCTATTGGTAATGCAGCAAAAAATGGTGTTTTAGTAAAAGGCGGAGTCTATCTGGAAGAAATTGGTCATTTGAGAGCAATTGCTTTCGATAAGACTGGAACCTTAACAAAAGGAAAGCCTGTCGTAACGGATTTCATTGCAACCAGTTCTGAAACTGATATAAATTATCTATCGATTATTTCATCGTTGGAATCTCTTTCTCAACACCCATTAGCTTCTGCTATTTTAAACGAAGCGGATAAAACTAATGTGGATTACAAGTCAATACAAATCGAGGATTTCCAATCTATCACAGGTAAAGGACTTACAGGTATACATCAAAACATACGTTACTATATTGGAAGCCCTAAACTGTTTTCTGCATCAGTAATCGAAGAAACAGCGGTCAAAGTACAATACAGACAATTTCAAGAACAAGGGAAAACCGCCATGTATTTCGGTACTGACGAACAAATTTTAGGAGTAATTGCTGTCGCGGATGAAGTAAGAGATTCAAGTGCTGCCGTTATTTCTGAACTCCACAAGTTGTCAATTGAACACACTATTATGCTTACTGGTGATAATACTAAAACCGCTGAATCTATTGGTAAGCAATTAGGTGTGACTGAAATAAAAGGAGATCTAATGCCTCAAGAAAAATTAGATTCGATTAAAGCGTTGCGGACAACTTATAATAAAGTAGCAATGGTGGGCGACGGCATTAATGATGCACCAGCATTAGCTGCATCGACGGTTGGTATTGCAATGGGCGGTGCAGGAACAGATACGGCTCTCGAAACTGCTGATGTTGCTCTAATGGGCGACGATTTACAAAAATTACCATTCATTGTTAGACTTAGCCGTCAAACTCTAAAAGTAATTAAGCAAAATATCACCTTCTCATTAGGTATAAAACTATTAGCTCTACTACTAGTCATACCAGGTTGGCTAACACTATGGATTGCTATTGTAGCAGATATGGGAGCAACGCTTTTAGTAACATTAAACGGATTACGATTGATGAAAGTTAAATAA
- a CDS encoding recombinase family protein produces the protein MNIGYARVSTGLQNLDLQKDSLKKYDCEKIFTDHMSGSKKERPGLKSAIEFSRSGDTIVVWRLDRLGRNMEDLISIVNSLNDKGVSFHSLQENITMDKSSSTGQLMFHLFAAFAEFERNLILERSAAGREAARARGRLGGRPEKFSKQDVKLLKTLVESGTPIKSIADSWGVSRTTIYRYINKF, from the coding sequence ATGAATATCGGATATGCACGAGTTTCAACTGGACTTCAAAATTTGGATTTACAAAAAGATAGTCTTAAAAAATATGATTGTGAGAAAATATTTACTGACCATATGTCAGGAAGTAAAAAAGAGCGACCTGGTTTAAAATCTGCCATCGAATTTTCTCGTTCTGGAGATACAATTGTTGTTTGGCGATTAGATCGATTAGGAAGAAATATGGAGGACTTAATTAGCATAGTTAATTCACTTAATGATAAAGGAGTAAGCTTCCATAGCTTGCAAGAAAATATCACAATGGATAAATCAAGTTCGACTGGACAATTGATGTTTCATTTGTTTGCGGCTTTTGCGGAATTTGAGCGAAATCTTATTTTGGAGCGTTCTGCCGCTGGTAGAGAGGCTGCACGTGCAAGAGGGCGGCTTGGAGGAAGACCTGAGAAATTTTCAAAGCAAGACGTAAAGCTTCTTAAAACATTGGTAGAAAGTGGTACGCCGATTAAGTCGATTGCGGATTCTTGGGGAGTGTCAAGAACAACGATTTATAGATATATTAATAAGTTTTAG
- a CDS encoding recombinase family protein, with amino-acid sequence MKYGYARVSTIDQKLESQIEQLKNAGAEEIFQEKFTGTTNSRPAFINLLNTLESGDTLIITKLDRFARNTREALATIQELFDKDIKINILNMGVIDNTATGKLIFTIFSAFAQFERDMIVSRTKEGKEYSRKNNPNFKEGRPKKFTEEQIQLAYELKQQGMTHKMIERKTGISVSTQKRRFNKISNKTKL; translated from the coding sequence ATGAAATATGGATATGCTAGAGTAAGTACAATAGACCAAAAACTAGAATCTCAAATTGAACAATTAAAGAATGCTGGTGCAGAAGAAATTTTCCAAGAAAAATTTACTGGAACAACAAATAGTCGCCCAGCCTTTATAAATTTATTAAATACATTGGAATCAGGAGATACTTTAATCATTACAAAGCTAGATCGCTTCGCAAGAAATACTAGAGAAGCATTAGCAACTATTCAAGAACTTTTTGATAAGGATATAAAAATAAATATTTTAAATATGGGAGTGATAGATAATACCGCAACCGGAAAATTAATCTTTACTATTTTTAGTGCCTTTGCTCAATTTGAAAGAGATATGATTGTTAGCAGAACAAAAGAGGGAAAAGAATATTCAAGAAAAAATAATCCAAACTTTAAAGAGGGTAGACCCAAAAAATTTACAGAAGAACAAATTCAATTAGCTTATGAATTAAAACAACAAGGAATGACACACAAGATGATCGAACGAAAAACTGGCATTAGTGTTTCTACTCAAAAAAGAAGATTTAATAAAATAAGCAACAAAACAAAGTTATAA
- a CDS encoding ABC transporter ATP-binding protein — protein MNSLISLEKVNYQIADQHILHDVDWQIPAGAHITLTGPSGGGKSTLLRIIAAMISKTSGTLIFDGQPIESYDPIMYRRQVSYCFQQPTLFGETVADNLAFPYQIRKQVMDTQRVVTALNNVGLSERTLHQPIIELSGGERQRVALIRNILFLPKVLLLDEVTAGLDENNKQIVHAWLRQLNEQDHVTTIMITHDATEIAAADQLAKVVAGRLEVHA, from the coding sequence ATGAATTCATTGATTAGTTTAGAAAAAGTTAATTATCAAATCGCTGATCAACATATTTTACATGATGTTGATTGGCAGATTCCAGCTGGGGCTCATATTACATTGACGGGACCATCCGGTGGTGGGAAAAGTACGTTATTACGGATCATTGCGGCCATGATTTCTAAAACAAGTGGGACCTTGATTTTTGATGGGCAACCGATTGAAAGTTATGACCCAATCATGTATCGGCGGCAAGTCTCATATTGTTTCCAACAACCGACGTTATTTGGTGAGACGGTGGCAGATAACTTAGCTTTCCCGTACCAAATTCGTAAGCAAGTCATGGATACGCAACGAGTGGTAACGGCGTTAAATAATGTTGGGCTGTCCGAACGAACCCTGCATCAGCCGATTATCGAGCTTTCCGGTGGTGAACGGCAGCGGGTCGCGCTGATTCGCAACATCTTATTCTTACCAAAAGTGTTGTTATTAGATGAGGTGACAGCTGGTTTGGATGAAAATAATAAGCAAATCGTGCACGCCTGGTTACGACAGTTAAATGAGCAGGATCACGTGACAACGATCATGATTACTCATGATGCGACAGAGATTGCTGCGGCAGATCAGTTAGCGAAAGTGGTTGCTGGCAGATTGGAGGTACACGCATGA
- a CDS encoding ABC transporter permease: MNLAVNNTSLFLAAMLVLVALGISLWQKLGLDRDIVIGVVRAVVQLFIVGYLLKYIFRVNNLWLTLAMIGFIIFNAAWNAKKRGPGIDHALAISLLAIFVSTGVTLGVLVLSGAIKFVPSQMIPISGMIASNSMVAIGLAYRSLNSQFHDQRQAVLERLALGAGLLDASIAIVREAIRTGMSPTIDSAKTVGLVSLPGMMSGLIFAGVDPVRAIRYQIMVTFMLLSATSLGSIIACYLAYRNFYNEQKQLK, translated from the coding sequence ATGAATTTAGCAGTTAATAATACGTCGCTATTTTTGGCGGCAATGTTAGTGCTCGTCGCGTTAGGAATTAGTTTGTGGCAGAAACTTGGCTTAGATAGGGACATCGTCATTGGTGTCGTGCGGGCTGTTGTACAACTATTTATCGTGGGTTACTTGCTAAAGTATATTTTCCGAGTCAACAATTTGTGGCTAACGCTGGCGATGATAGGCTTCATTATCTTCAATGCGGCTTGGAATGCGAAAAAACGGGGGCCGGGGATTGACCATGCATTAGCCATTTCGTTATTAGCCATTTTTGTTAGTACGGGGGTAACACTCGGCGTCCTCGTGCTATCTGGTGCGATTAAGTTTGTGCCATCGCAAATGATTCCCATTTCTGGTATGATTGCGTCGAATTCAATGGTCGCAATTGGGCTGGCTTATCGCAGCCTCAATAGTCAGTTTCATGACCAGCGGCAAGCTGTGCTTGAACGTTTGGCATTAGGGGCTGGTCTACTTGATGCTTCGATTGCCATCGTGCGTGAGGCGATTCGTACGGGGATGTCACCAACCATTGATTCGGCAAAGACTGTGGGTCTAGTCAGTCTGCCAGGGATGATGTCCGGTTTGATCTTTGCAGGGGTCGATCCAGTACGGGCCATTAGGTATCAAATTATGGTCACGTTCATGCTCTTATCAGCGACTAGTTTGGGGTCAATCATTGCGTGCTATTTAGCTTACCGTAATTTCTATAATGAACAAAAACAGTTGAAGTAA
- a CDS encoding GNAT family N-acetyltransferase, which produces MTINFSISKDIDIKQLEELYNDVGWSAYTQDLEVLKQAILQSLDVITVWNDDKLVGLIRAIGDGLTIVYIQDILVLNAYQNKGIASELLQRILNKYKNVRQKVLLTEEASDVRYFYEKNGFESCDKGLLVAFAKMN; this is translated from the coding sequence ATGACAATAAATTTCAGTATAAGTAAAGATATCGATATTAAGCAATTAGAAGAATTATATAATGACGTTGGTTGGAGTGCGTATACTCAAGATTTGGAAGTATTAAAGCAAGCTATATTACAATCGTTAGATGTTATAACTGTTTGGAATGACGATAAATTAGTAGGGCTTATTAGGGCTATTGGAGACGGATTAACGATTGTGTATATACAAGATATACTTGTTTTGAATGCTTATCAGAATAAGGGTATTGCAAGTGAATTATTGCAAAGAATATTAAATAAATACAAAAATGTTCGTCAAAAAGTTCTTTTAACTGAAGAAGCTTCTGATGTTAGATATTTTTATGAAAAGAATGGTTTCGAATCCTGTGATAAGGGATTGTTAGTTGCGTTTGCTAAAATGAACTAA
- a CDS encoding ParA family protein — protein sequence MSKVIAFYNNKGGVAKTTTATNVAGVLSLKKKKVLLIDGDPQGHTSLTFGVDSDELQTTLGAYLTSNWSAKKASKYFIKVNDYLDVIPSNQSLSDFIIAVSSEEPKTRNKHLKNFIESVKNDYDYIIFDMAPAVDIVLENIVEIVDDLIVVAVPETYAVKNAETTLKITDDKNVNVRYIVPTKTQLNTKTHKFMLENLREVAQAHNIKMTDTYIPNLIAFSEAVSIYELPLALIEDSRYKNAKKYYEKLVQELGY from the coding sequence ATGAGTAAGGTTATTGCTTTTTATAATAATAAAGGTGGAGTTGCTAAAACTACTACCGCAACAAATGTTGCTGGTGTACTTTCTTTAAAAAAGAAAAAGGTTTTGTTAATTGACGGAGATCCACAAGGTCACACAAGTTTAACTTTTGGTGTAGATTCAGATGAATTACAAACAACTTTAGGAGCCTATCTAACGAGTAATTGGAGTGCTAAAAAAGCGTCTAAATACTTTATAAAAGTAAATGATTATCTTGATGTAATACCAAGTAATCAGTCATTATCTGATTTTATTATTGCTGTTTCGTCAGAAGAACCAAAAACTAGAAACAAGCACCTTAAAAATTTCATTGAATCAGTCAAAAACGACTATGATTATATTATTTTTGATATGGCACCAGCGGTTGATATTGTTCTTGAAAATATAGTTGAAATTGTTGATGATTTAATTGTTGTAGCAGTTCCTGAAACTTATGCAGTTAAAAATGCTGAAACAACCTTAAAAATTACAGATGATAAAAATGTTAATGTTCGATATATCGTACCAACAAAAACTCAATTAAATACAAAAACTCATAAATTTATGCTTGAAAATTTAAGAGAAGTTGCACAAGCTCATAATATTAAAATGACAGATACTTATATTCCTAATTTAATTGCTTTTTCAGAAGCTGTTTCAATTTATGAATTACCATTAGCACTTATTGAAGATAGTCGATATAAAAATGCAAAAAAATATTATGAAAAATTAGTTCAAGAATTGGGGTATTAA
- a CDS encoding restriction endonuclease subunit S, translating into MAKIDDSVKKKVPELRFKGFTDEWEERKFADFIDVKSGKDYKHLNSGSIPVYGTGGYMLSVDRALSDIDAIGIGRKGTIDKPYLLKAPFWTVDTLFYAVPKQNIDLQFSLSIFKKINWKKFDESTGVPSLSKTVINSVSVSVPSYEEQQKIGSFFKQLDDTIALHQRKLDLLKEQKKGFLRKMFPKNGAKVPELRFAGFADDWEERNLGEWSDVRDGTHASPKYIKQGHPMVTSKNLTDSGLDMSDVSYLTDEDFNEINQRSKVDIGDILFGMIGTIGKPVIVDRDDFAIKNVALIKEKTSPEIINTWLIQYLKSPSFERFIQKENAGGTQKFIALGLIRDMKLMTPSVQEQARIGELLNHLDNLIVANQRKLDLLKEQKKGYLQKMFA; encoded by the coding sequence ATGGCGAAAATAGATGATTCAGTTAAAAAGAAAGTTCCAGAATTGCGATTTAAAGGATTCACGGATGAATGGGAAGAGCGTAAGTTTGCTGATTTTATTGATGTTAAGTCTGGAAAAGACTACAAACATCTGAATTCTGGGTCAATACCTGTCTATGGAACTGGTGGATATATGCTAAGTGTAGATAGAGCGCTCTCAGATATAGATGCCATTGGGATTGGAAGGAAAGGTACAATTGATAAGCCTTATTTATTAAAAGCGCCTTTTTGGACTGTCGACACCTTGTTTTACGCTGTTCCTAAACAAAATATTGACCTTCAATTTTCACTATCTATTTTTAAAAAAATAAATTGGAAAAAATTTGATGAATCTACTGGTGTACCTAGTTTATCGAAAACTGTAATTAACAGTGTGAGTGTTTCTGTTCCAAGTTATGAAGAACAACAAAAAATCGGGTCATTCTTTAAACAGTTAGACGATACTATCGCTCTTCATCAACGTAAGTTAGATTTATTGAAAGAACAGAAAAAAGGCTTTTTACGAAAGATGTTCCCTAAAAATGGGGCAAAAGTTCCTGAATTGCGATTTGCGGGGTTTGCTGACGATTGGGAAGAGCGTAATCTTGGTGAGTGGTCCGATGTTCGTGATGGAACACACGCTTCACCGAAGTATATTAAGCAAGGTCACCCAATGGTTACATCTAAAAATCTAACCGATTCTGGTTTAGACATGTCCGATGTTTCTTATTTAACTGATGAAGATTTTAATGAAATTAACCAGCGATCAAAGGTTGATATCGGAGACATATTATTCGGAATGATTGGAACAATCGGAAAACCTGTAATCGTTGATAGAGATGACTTTGCAATCAAAAATGTTGCATTGATTAAAGAGAAAACATCGCCAGAAATTATCAATACCTGGCTAATTCAATATTTAAAGTCGCCCTCATTTGAACGCTTTATCCAAAAGGAAAATGCCGGTGGGACCCAAAAGTTTATTGCTTTGGGTTTGATTCGTGATATGAAGCTGATGACACCTAGTGTTCAGGAACAGGCCCGCATTGGTGAACTGTTAAATCATCTGGACAACCTTATCGTTGCTAACCAGCGTAAGTTAGATTTATTGAAAGAGCAGAAAAAAGGCTACTTACAAAAAATGTTTGCTTAA
- a CDS encoding IS6 family transposase — protein sequence MNHFKGKQFKKDVIIVAVGYYLRYNLSYREVQELLYDRGINVCHTTIYRWVQEYGKLLYQIWKKKNKKSFYSWKMDETYIKIKGKWHYLYRAIDADGLTLDIWLRKKRDTQAAYAFLKRLVKQFDEPKVVVTDKAPSITSAFKKLKEYGFYQGTEHRTIKYLNNLIEQDHRPVKRRNKFYRSLRTASPTIKGMEAIRGLYKKTRKEGTLFGFSVSTEIKVLMGITA from the coding sequence ATGAATCATTTTAAAGGCAAACAATTCAAAAAAGACGTCATTATTGTCGCTGTTGGTTACTACCTGCGTTACAATCTAAGCTATCGTGAAGTTCAGGAATTGTTATATGATCGTGGAATAAATGTTTGTCATACTACGATTTATCGTTGGGTGCAAGAATATGGCAAACTACTCTATCAAATTTGGAAAAAGAAAAATAAAAAATCCTTTTATTCATGGAAAATGGATGAAACGTACATCAAAATTAAAGGAAAATGGCATTATTTGTATCGAGCCATCGATGCAGATGGTTTAACCTTGGATATTTGGTTACGTAAAAAACGGGACACACAAGCAGCCTATGCTTTTCTTAAGCGGTTAGTGAAGCAGTTTGATGAACCGAAGGTTGTAGTCACAGATAAAGCCCCCTCTATTACAAGTGCCTTTAAGAAACTAAAAGAATACGGCTTTTATCAAGGGACAGAACATCGTACCATTAAATACCTGAATAATTTGATTGAACAAGACCATCGTCCAGTAAAGAGACGCAATAAATTCTATCGAAGTTTACGCACTGCCTCACCCACGATTAAAGGCATGGAAGCCATTCGAGGATTATATAAGAAAACCCGAAAAGAAGGCACTCTCTTCGGCTTTTCGGTGTCTACTGAAATCAAGGTATTAATGGGAATAACAGCCTAA
- a CDS encoding IS6-like element IS1216 family transposase, with the protein MNHFKGKQFQQDVIIVAVGYYLRYNLSYREVQEILYDRGINVSHTTIYRWVQEYGKRLYQIWKKKNKKSFYSWKMDETYIKIKGKWHYLYRAIDADGLTLDIWLRKKRDTQAAYAFLKRLVKQFDEPKVVVTDKAPSITSAFKKLKEYGFYQGTEHRTIKYLNNLIEQDHRPVKRRNKFYRSLRTASPTIKGMEAIRGLYKKTRKEGTLFGFSVCTEIKILLGIPA; encoded by the coding sequence ATGAATCATTTTAAAGGAAAGCAATTTCAGCAGGATGTGATTATTGTAGCCGTGGGCTACTATCTTCGTTATAACCTTAGCTATCGTGAAGTTCAAGAAATCTTATATGATCGTGGCATTAACGTTTCTCATACGACGATTTATCGTTGGGTGCAAGAATATGGCAAACGACTCTATCAAATTTGGAAAAAGAAAAATAAAAAATCCTTTTATTCATGGAAAATGGATGAAACGTACATCAAAATTAAAGGAAAATGGCATTATTTGTATCGAGCCATCGATGCAGATGGTTTAACCTTGGATATTTGGTTACGTAAAAAACGGGACACACAAGCAGCCTATGCTTTTCTTAAGCGGTTAGTGAAGCAGTTTGATGAACCGAAGGTTGTAGTCACAGATAAAGCCCCCTCTATTACAAGTGCCTTTAAGAAACTAAAAGAATACGGCTTTTATCAAGGGACAGAACATCGTACCATTAAATACCTGAATAATTTGATTGAACAAGACCATCGTCCAGTAAAGAGACGCAATAAATTCTATCGAAGTTTACGCACTGCCTCACCCACGATTAAAGGCATGGAAGCCATCCGAGGATTATATAAGAAAACCCGAAAAGAAGGCACTCTCTTCGGGTTTTCGGTCTGTACTGAAATCAAGATATTATTGGGAATCCCAGCTTAA
- a CDS encoding ArsR/SmtB family transcription factor, which translates to MNNEICEITCIHEDKVNRAKSKLANFDTPSVSGFFKILSDENRLKIVHALVHEDELCVCDIANIIDASVATTSHHLNSLKKLGVVDSHKDGKLVYYFIKNIKILNLMELGVNFKEEVLA; encoded by the coding sequence ATGAATAATGAAATTTGTGAAATAACTTGTATTCATGAAGACAAAGTTAATCGTGCTAAATCTAAACTAGCAAACTTTGATACTCCGTCAGTAAGTGGTTTCTTTAAAATATTGTCAGATGAAAATCGACTTAAAATTGTACATGCTTTAGTTCATGAAGATGAGCTATGTGTTTGTGATATTGCTAATATCATTGATGCTTCGGTCGCAACAACTTCACACCATCTGAACTCCTTAAAAAAATTGGGAGTAGTTGATAGTCACAAGGATGGTAAGTTAGTCTACTATTTTATTAAAAATATCAAAATCTTAAATCTTATGGAGCTTGGCGTAAATTTTAAAGAAGAGGTGCTAGCATGA
- a CDS encoding cupin domain-containing protein, producing MTFDYKDHGKEKFIVNIEDYTKENENYRTTIWTGEKLQVTLMAIEPGDDIGLEVHMGIDQFLRIEEGKGLCQMGDAEDNLTFEQEVSDDDVILVPADTWHNVTNIGDKPLKIYSIYAGPDHVPGTVHKTHEEAKNDPNED from the coding sequence ATGACATTCGATTATAAAGATCATGGCAAAGAAAAATTTATCGTTAACATTGAGGATTATACCAAAGAAAACGAGAATTACCGTACAACAATTTGGACTGGTGAAAAACTTCAGGTTACATTAATGGCTATTGAACCCGGTGACGATATTGGTTTAGAAGTACACATGGGTATCGATCAATTCCTCCGTATCGAAGAAGGTAAAGGTTTATGCCAAATGGGAGATGCCGAAGATAATCTTACATTTGAACAAGAAGTTTCAGATGATGATGTAATTTTAGTACCTGCTGATACTTGGCATAATGTAACCAATATTGGTGACAAACCTCTGAAAATTTACTCAATTTATGCAGGTCCTGATCATGTCCCTGGTACAGTACATAAAACGCATGAGGAAGCTAAAAATGATCCTAATGAAGACTAA